The following are from one region of the Macaca thibetana thibetana isolate TM-01 chromosome 2, ASM2454274v1, whole genome shotgun sequence genome:
- the LRRC3B gene encoding leucine-rich repeat-containing protein 3B, which yields MNLVDLWLTRSLSMCLLLQSFVLMILCFHSASMCPKGCLCSSSGGLNVTCSNANLKEIPRDLPPETVLLYLDSNQITSIPNEIFKDLHQLRVLNLSKNGIEFIDEHAFKGVAETLQTLDLSDNRIQSVHKNAFNNLKARARIANNPWHCDCTLQQVLRSMASNHETAHNVICKTSVLDEHAGRPFLNAANDADLCNLPKKTTDYAMLVTMFGWFTMVISYVVYYVRQNQEDARRHLEYLKSLPSRQKKADEPDDISTVV from the coding sequence ATGAATCTGGTAGACCTGTGGTTAACCCGTTCCCTCTCCATGTGTCTCCTCCTACAAAGTTTTGTTCTTATGATACTGTGCTTTCATTCTGCCAGTATGTGTCCCAAGGGCTGTCTTTGTTCTTCCTCTGGGGGTTTAAATGTCACCTGTAGCAATGCAAATCTCAAGGAAATACCTAGAGATCTTCCTCCTGAAACAGTCTTACTGTATCTGGACTCCAATCAGATCACATCTATTCCCAATGAAATTTTTAAGGACCTCCATCAACTGAGAGTTCTCAACCTGTCCAAAAATGGCATTGAGTTTATCGATGAGCATGCCTTCAAAGGAGTGGCTGAAACCTTGCAGACTCTGGACTTGTCCGACAATCGGATTCAAAGTGTGCACAAAAATGCCTTCAATAACCTGAAGGCCAGGGCCAGAATTGCCAACAACCCCTGGCACTGCGACTGTACTCTACAGCAAGTTCTGAGGAGCATGGCATCCAATCATGAGACAGCCCACAATGTGATATGTAAAACATCCGTGTTGGATGAACATGCTGGCAGACCATTCCTCAATGCTGCCAACGATGCTGACCTTTGTAACCTCCCTAAAAAAACTACCGATTATGCCATGCTGGTCACCATGTTTGGCTGGTTCACCATGGTGATCTCATATGTGGTATATTATGTGAGGCAAAATCAGGAGGATGCCCGGAGACACCTCGAATACTTGAAATCCCTGCCAAGCAGGCAAAAGAAAGCAGATGAACCTGATGATATTAGCACTGTGGTATAG